From a region of the Helianthus annuus cultivar XRQ/B chromosome 5, HanXRQr2.0-SUNRISE, whole genome shotgun sequence genome:
- the LOC118492247 gene encoding uncharacterized protein LOC118492247 has protein sequence MKSGLSIWQNHLVLKNDRWLFRGFQKTMWSQQSTSSNLKPDKASRQMDKKFVKNQDSKKVPVGPKGQPSKRNNRKGENLHVHFCHKSQRHVLVLDSQLNRSAGTLHVKRWFMLLTVESLFNLHLL, from the exons ATGAAATCTGGCCTCTCAATATGGCAAAATCATCT GGTGTTGAAGAACGATCGTTGGCTGTTCAGAGGATTTCAGAAGACAATGTGGTCTCAG CAATCGACTTCATCCAACCTGAAACCGGACAAAGCATCAAGACAGATGGATAAGAAATTTGTGAAGAATCAGGATTCCAAGAAAGTACCTGTGGGTCCTAAAGGCCAGCCATCAAAAAGGAACAACAGAAAAGGGGAAAACCTGCATGTTCATTTTTGCCACAAATCACAGAGACATGTTCTGGTTCTAGACTCCCAACTAAATCGATCTGCAGGAACGCTGCATGTAAAGCGGTGGTTTATGCTGTTGACGGTGGAGTCGCTGTTTAATTTGCACCTGTTGTAG